CGAAGTAAGTAGGGCGGCCGCGGCGGATAACAGATTTGGCGGTGGTATAGATCAGGGTTGAAATCAGTAATGATTTTGCTGACATCAGGCCGGCATTTTCAAGTTTCCGGTCTTTTGCAATCACACCAGCCAGGTACATACCGCCAATCAGGTAAGGTGAATAAGCATTGCCGAATGGCTCGATCTGACTAGTAACGGCATTCCATCCGCTGGTATGGTTGCGCAGCATGAATTGTTTTATTTCGTAATCCGCCGCGGTCATTAATACACCGGCGCCGCCAACTACGATGCCTAAGCGGATGACGTCGCGTTTTTGCCAGTGAGCAGGGCGTGCTGCCGTGTATTTTAAATCTGTCCAGATGCTTTTCAGATATACGCCATTGATGCGGTAGCTGATGGCGGTATCTTTCTCTGTCAACGGTTTGTTATTTTGTAAACTGTCCAGTTGTTGTTTTGCGCTGGCGCTATCTGCTGGCACATGGGTCGTATCTTTCTGGGCACTGACTGTTGTATGTAGTAAAATTATCAGCAAACAGAAAATAAGCGTAAAAGTGATCTTCAAGGCTGGTCCGTTTTGGAAATAAGATCTAAAGTTACGTTAAATGTTAAAACCAGTATATTCGAATTGGAAAATCATAGGAGTGCAGGGGATTCAATTTTTTACAGGGAATTCAATTCGGAACCAGGTAATCTTATTCGATCCGGACATTAATGGGAAGAAGAAGGTCCCGGAAGAGGAGAACGCTTTAACGCAAATTTTAGTAACACAAAATTAGTCATTATGAAGAAGTTACGGATGGTTGTATTAACAGGAGCAGGTATGAGTGCTGAAAGTGGTTTGCGCACTTTCCGCGACAGCGATGGCTTGTGGGAAGGCTATAATGTATATGAAGTCGCCTCTCCTGATGGCTGGAAAAAGAACCCGCAGCTGGTGCTTGACTTTTATAATATGCGCAGGCGGGATGTGTTGAAAGCATTACCCAATGCCGCACATACGGGATTGGCTGAATTGCAGGAATATTTCGATCTGCACATCATTACACAGAATATTGACGACCTGCATGAAAGAGGCGGTGCGAAACAGGTATGGCATTTACATGGGGAGATCACTAAGATGCGAAGTGTATTGGATACGGAACGTACTTATCCTTATAACGACGATATTAAACTCGGGGATCTGGCTGCAGATGGCGGTCAGCTAAGACCATTCATTGTTTGGTTTGGAGAAGAAGTGCCAGTGATTGAACAGGCAGTTACGCTGGTAAGGCAGGCAGATATTTTCGTGGTGATTGGTACCTCATTGCTGGTATACCCGGCAGCGGGATTGCTGGATATTGTGCCGGGGCATGTGCCGGTATTTGTGATTGATAAGAGCCTGCCGAATGTAAAGCAGCGGCCTTATTTGCATTTGATTGAGAAGCCGGCTACCGAAGGGGTGAAGGATTTGAAAGAACTGGTGCAGACGTATATTCAA
This window of the Chitinophaga sancti genome carries:
- a CDS encoding Sir2 family NAD-dependent protein deacetylase, translated to MKKLRMVVLTGAGMSAESGLRTFRDSDGLWEGYNVYEVASPDGWKKNPQLVLDFYNMRRRDVLKALPNAAHTGLAELQEYFDLHIITQNIDDLHERGGAKQVWHLHGEITKMRSVLDTERTYPYNDDIKLGDLAADGGQLRPFIVWFGEEVPVIEQAVTLVRQADIFVVIGTSLLVYPAAGLLDIVPGHVPVFVIDKSLPNVKQRPYLHLIEKPATEGVKDLKELVQTYIQSQHN
- a CDS encoding phosphatase PAP2 family protein, with protein sequence MKITFTLIFCLLIILLHTTVSAQKDTTHVPADSASAKQQLDSLQNNKPLTEKDTAISYRINGVYLKSIWTDLKYTAARPAHWQKRDVIRLGIVVGGAGVLMTAADYEIKQFMLRNHTSGWNAVTSQIEPFGNAYSPYLIGGMYLAGVIAKDRKLENAGLMSAKSLLISTLIYTTAKSVIRRGRPTYFDSPFEYNQPLTMDKYHTSFPSGHMNTVTTVATALAEIYGEKHPWVPWVTYSIAIATGATRMYQIRHWSSDVWVGASLGYFVTKSIFRHQREMEHKKALAARAAAM